The Lampris incognitus isolate fLamInc1 chromosome 7, fLamInc1.hap2, whole genome shotgun sequence genome window below encodes:
- the tirap gene encoding toll/interleukin-1 receptor domain-containing adapter protein has product SKSSPSLKSPNTSTKTSQPQSALCSPVRWSRKYDVFVCHSSVHIDIEEAIQLVSFLEASPHSLRCFLWQRDASPGGAIPTELCQAVQNSHCRALLITPNFLEDEWCMYMMHQALAEGPMSNRMIPLIHNLSTSQYPLELKFYYYIDLSRNPEHGYTLLSKSVLKYLEDMVEKEKTVDYKMESSSNSFDGADGTKTDI; this is encoded by the exons TCTAAATCATCACCATCACTGAAATCCCCCAACACCTCCACTAAAACATCTCAGCCACAGTCTGCTCTGTGTTCACCGGTGCGCTGGAGCCGGAAATATGACGTGTTTGTATGCCACAGCTCGGTGCATATTGACATTGAAGAAGCCATACAGTTGGTCTCTTTCTTGGAGGCCTCCCCCCACAGCCTTAGATGCTTCTTATGGCAGAGGGATGCCAGTCCAGGAGGTGCCATCCCCACAGAACTATGTCAGGCTGTGCAGAACAGCCATTGCAGGGCACTGCTTATCACGCCTAACTTTCTTGAGGATGAGTGGTGCATGTACATGATGCACCAGGCTCTGGCAGAGGGACCCATGTCCAACAGAATGATTCCACTGATCCACAACTTGTCCACCTCTCAGTATCCGCTGGAACTTAAGTTCTACTACTACATTGACCTCAGCAGGAACCCTGAACATGGTTATACCCTGCTCAGCAAGTCTGTGCTGAAGT ACCTGGAAGATATGGTTGAAAAGGAGAAGACAGTTGACTACAAAATGGAAAGCTCTAGCAACAGTTTCGATGGGGCAGATGGCACAAAAACTGACATTTGA